The bacterium nucleotide sequence GCTTGATGTCGCGGTGGATGATGCCGCGCGCGTGGGCCTCTTGCCGGCCGGAGGCGACCTGGGTGATCAGATCGACCGCCTTGTCCGTGGATTGGGGACCGGCCTCGATCAACTCCTTCAGGGTCGTGCCGGGGACGTACTCCATGGCGATGAAGGTCTGTCCGTCGACCTCGTCGACCTCATGGACGGTGCATATGTTGGGATGCGACAGAGCCGCCGCGGCGCGGGCCTCGCGCAGGAAGCGGGCGCGATCCGCTTCGGAACCGGCAGCATGGCGGGTGAGGAACTTGAGGGCCACGAAGCGGTCGAGTTTCGTGTCCTGCGCCCTGTAGACGACGCCCATCCCGCCCTCGCCGAGCTTCTCGTCGATGCGGTAATGGGAGATGGTCTCGCCTATCACGTCGCCCCCCGGTGAGCGGATCTCCTTGGGCCTGCAATGACATCTCGATCACGATACGATCTCTCGCTCGCGGTTCATACAGATAAGTGACCGAGGGCGCCCCGCGACCGCCCATGCCAGCCGGGCCCGACGCTGTCGTTTTCCGTTCCACATTGCGACGCGAGACATCGGACGCATCGACCTTGCGGAACGAGCGAACCGGAACAGACAGGGGACCCGGGCGGCCCGGGTCCCCTGGATAACATGATATGGCCTCGTAGTTTGTTACCTGTACAGGGTCTTGACCTGACCCCAGGTCGCATCCTCGTTGGCCACGGTGCCGAGATCCTCGAAGCAGATGTCCGCCCACTCGACCAGCACGAAGCCGTCGGGATCGCCTTCCTGCAGGGTGTGCAGGAAGTAGCCGCCGGCCTGCGCATCGTTGAGAATGCCCCACACGCCGTAGGGCGGATCCTCCGCGGGGTTGCCCTCGTCGAAGGCCAGCTGACCGCTGCTGTAGGGCGTGCCGCCCATCACCAGCGTGTACTCGACGGTACCGGGGTTGGTCGACGAGAGCATGTTGGGCAGGTACGTGATCTCCATGTGCACGGTCACGCCCAGGGTGTAGGTGAGGCCGTGCTCGACCGTGAACGAGTAGAAGGGCAGGCGGCCGCCCCAGCAGGAGATCTCGCCGGTGTTCGCATTGCACATGAACACGCCGTCAACGGCCTGGGACCACCAGGGCGAGAGGTTGAGCCCCGCCTCGCCCGAGCCGGTGCCGGAGATGGTCAGATCGGCGCAGAAGCGGAAACCGTCGCCGTTGGCGAAGTTCTGGGCGACGCCGCCCTGGGCGAAGCGCCAGTTGTGACGACTGCCCCAGCCCGCGCCGCAGAACTGCTTCTGCTCGTGGATGGAGACCATCGTCGCGTAGTTGTTGACGCTCGTGATGACCGAGGTCGGGCAGTCGTTCCAGATCCGCTCGGTGATGATGGCGCCGTCGGGGATGTCGGTCGCCAGGGCCGTGGTCGTACCGACCAGCAGCAGCGCCGACATAAGCAGCAAAGTGATCGTTTTCATGTCTAATCTCCCGTTGTTATGCGTTTGCTGTCCTGTCATTCAGTGTCCGTCTCTCGTTGGTCCTCACCTCCTCGCCAGACGTGCCCCGGTGCGCTTCTCCCTTCAGCGCACCAGGATGCAGCGTTTCCAGATCTTTCCCGGTCGGGATTCCAGGGAATAGAAGTAGACACCGCTGGGCAGCCCCTCGAAATCGAAGGTGACCTGGTGCCTCCCTTTATCCTGATTCTGGTCCACATAGGTGCGGACCAGGCGTCCCCGCGCATCGTACAGGCTCAATCTCGCCGGACCCGACTCCGACAGCCTGTAGGCGACGGTAGTCGTGCCACGGCAAGGGTTCGGGGAGTTCTGCTGGAGAACGGTCTCCCCGATGTCCGCGTCCCCGGCGGAAACGGCAGTGGCCGCCGTGAAGCCCGCGCGCTGCAGTCCCCGCACGACGTCGGCATTGCCGCCCACGCGCTCCCAGACGGCGCCGTTGAGATGGTTCTCGATCATCATGATGATGGGCCCCTGGTCGATGCCCAGGTAGTCGCTTGCCCACCAGAACCGGCTCAGGTTGAAGGCGTCCTTGAAGCCGTAGTTGCCCCAGAGGGCGATGCCGAAGACGTCATAGAAATGATGCAGCGTCGGGATGACGATCTCCGGCGCGAAGGCGATCGACGCGGCCGCCGCCGTGGGCGTGATCGTGCCGTTGTCGCTCTGGCCCGGCGGCGCGCCGTGGGCCACGTAACCGTCGGGATCGATGGACGCCGTGAGCCCCCAGACGTCCCCGTCGTAGCCGACCCAGCCGCCCGGGTTGGCGATGCAGTACTCGCGCGCCGCGAGGGTCGCGCGCCGCGAGTTCTCGAAGTAGGTGATCCCCTTGTCGCGCATGTAGTCGTCCTGGATGTGCCGGAAGTCGATCCAGCAGTGGCTGTACTGGTGGCCGAAGAGCGGCGGGAAGATCACGTAGGTCTGTCCGTACTGTTCGCCCCACCAGTAGCCCGACGTCCAGTAGTCCCAGGTCCACTCCGGCACGGGATGGGTGGGAGAGCCCAGGGCGAGGATGTAGAGGATCATGGCCTCGTTGTAGCCGGTCCAGACGCCGTAGTTGGCGAAACCGGTCACCGGGTCCCAGCCCATCCTGATGCGGGTGCCCCCGTCGCGGACGAACTCCCAGTCCACGCGATGGCAGATGGCGTCGGCGAGCTCGCGCAGGTAGGTTTCCCGCACGTCCTCCCCGTCGAAGTACTCCCGCGCGTCTATGATGCCCGCCAGCAGCAGCGCCGTGTCGATGGTCGACAGCTCGCTACCCCAGGTGCGCACGGCCGAGTCCATGTCCAGGAAATGGTAGAAAAGGCCCTGGTAGCCGATCGTGCCGGACTCGCCCGTACCCTGCGGGCCGTTCCAGAAGGTCTCCAGGCCGCGGATGATGCGCTCGCGGGCCAGGTCGCGGG carries:
- a CDS encoding serine/threonine protein kinase, with protein sequence MIGETISHYRIDEKLGEGGMGVVYRAQDTKLDRFVALKFLTRHAAGSEADRARFLREARAAAALSHPNICTVHEVDEVDGQTFIAMEYVPGTTLKELIEAGPQSTDKAVDLITQVASGRQEAHARGIIHRDIKPANIMITPRGRAKIPNPFVGDPALIDEIADF
- a CDS encoding T9SS type A sorting domain-containing protein, with the translated sequence MKRRMIGDGAGRATLITATAALAIAAALGGPVRTAGALTTEALLDTLQHTAFDYFWEEANAVNGLIKDGSQSWAACSIAATGFGYSAYCIGVDHGWVTRDLARERIIRGLETFWNGPQGTGESGTIGYQGLFYHFLDMDSAVRTWGSELSTIDTALLLAGIIDAREYFDGEDVRETYLRELADAICHRVDWEFVRDGGTRIRMGWDPVTGFANYGVWTGYNEAMILYILALGSPTHPVPEWTWDYWTSGYWWGEQYGQTYVIFPPLFGHQYSHCWIDFRHIQDDYMRDKGITYFENSRRATLAAREYCIANPGGWVGYDGDVWGLTASIDPDGYVAHGAPPGQSDNGTITPTAAAASIAFAPEIVIPTLHHFYDVFGIALWGNYGFKDAFNLSRFWWASDYLGIDQGPIIMMIENHLNGAVWERVGGNADVVRGLQRAGFTAATAVSAGDADIGETVLQQNSPNPCRGTTTVAYRLSESGPARLSLYDARGRLVRTYVDQNQDKGRHQVTFDFEGLPSGVYFYSLESRPGKIWKRCILVR